One part of the Lotus japonicus ecotype B-129 chromosome 2, LjGifu_v1.2 genome encodes these proteins:
- the LOC130735694 gene encoding protein CRABS CLAW gives MNHEAEKVTMDLAPPSEHLCYVRCNFCNTVLAVGIPCKRLLDTVTVKCGHCSNLSFLSTRPPNSQNQTIDHTLSLQGFYGDAKKGQASSSSSSPTTSSESVSPKAAPFVVKPPEKKHRLPSAYNRFMKEEIQRIKAANPQIPHREAFSAAAKNWARFIPNSPTTSVSASKNHVE, from the exons ATGAACCACGAGGCTGAGAAAGTCACCATGGACCTGGCTCCCCCATCTGAACACCTCTGCTACGTTCGTTGCAACTTCTGTAACACTGTTCTCGCT GTTGGCATCCCATGCAAGAGGCTGCTGGACACTGTGACAGTGAAGTGTGGTCACTGCAGCAACCTCTCTTTTCTGAGCACCAGACCCCCAAATTCTCAAAATCAAACCATTGATCACACCCTCAGTCTCCAG gGGTTTTACGGTGATGCCAAAAAGGGGCaagcatcatcttcatcttcttcaccaacTACTTCTAGCGAGTCAGTGTCTCCTAAAGCAGCACCATTTGTTGTCAAAC CACCTGAGAAGAAGCACCGTCTCCCATCTGCTTACAATCGTTTCATGAA AGAGGAGATACAGCGCATCAAAGCAGCAAATCCTCAGATCCCACATCGAGAAGCTTTCAGTGCTGCAGCAAAAAAT TGGGCTAGGTTCATTCCAAATTCCCCAACCACTTCAGTTTCTGCAAGTAAAAATCATGTT GAATGA
- the LOC130737052 gene encoding uncharacterized protein LOC130737052, whose translation MPPRQDPTNAQLAQAMAQLAQVVAQQANASVTMAAAQAQREAEEHARRAQRLERELNQDQVRMRTDFNRQNPPKFEGEVEPEKADLWIQELEKIFEALHTTDGEKVNLATFMLKEDAEYWWRSTRLLMTTNQVAITWDSFKTAFLNKYFPETARDDMENRFLRLKQGSMTVGEYAAKLESLSKYFRFFREQVDEGYLCNRFMIGLRDEIEESVRPLGVRVFQQLVEKSREVEVMKNRRGNRQESGGPIRSGQKQAGKTEKGRAGQKKPY comes from the coding sequence ATGCCTCCTAGACAGGACCCAACTAACGCTCAGCTCGCTCAGGCCATGGCTCAATTGGCCCAAGTGGTGGCTCAGCAGGCCAATGCTAGTGTTACGATGGCCGCTGCCCAAGCTCAGAGAGAGGCTGAAGAACATGCCAGAAGGGCGCAGAGGTTGGAACGGGAGCTGAACCAGGATCAGGTCAGGATGAGAACTGATTTCAATCGGCAGAACCCGCCAAAGTTTGAAGGGGAAGTTGAACCCGAGaaagcggatctttggatcCAAGAGCTGGAAAAGATTTTTGAAGCTTTGCACACAACTGATGGAGAGAAGGTGAATCTCGCTACCTTCATGCTGAAAGAGGATgcagagtactggtggaggagcACCAGGCTGTTGATGACGACTAACCAGGTGGCTATTACCTGGGATTCATTCAAAACAGCTTTTCTGAACAAGTACTTTCCAGAGACTGCAAGAGATGATATGGAGAACCGTTTCCTCAGactgaaacaaggaagcatgactGTTGGGGAATATGCAGCCAAGCTGGAGAGTCTGTCGAAGTACTTTCGCTTCTTCCGAGAACAAGTTGATGAAGGGTATCTCTGCAACCGTTTCATGATTGGTTTGAGGGATGAAATTGAGGAGTCCGTCAGACCTTTGGGAGTCAGAGTCTTTCAACAACTGGTTGAGAAGTCTCGCGAGGTTGAGGTCATGAAGAATCGTCGAGGGAACCGACAGGAAAGTGGAGGGCCAATCAGGTCTGGTCAGAAACAAGCTGGGAAGACTGAAAAGGGTAGGGCTGGTCAGAAGAAGCCTTATTAG
- the LOC130739714 gene encoding probable methyltransferase TCM_000336, translating into MDVENVFHMTGGVGKTSYAKNSSLQKKESDKVKHIIIQTVEELYLATTPKSIGIADLGCSSGPNTLSIIKDIFQTIQNTSQNIMHHSEELRVYLNDLPTNDFNSIFKALPEFQRLLRQDRKDNGVPSIFMGGYPGSFYGRLFPNNYLHFVHSSYSLHWLSKVPPALYDEEKRPLNKGCVYICESSPEVVPQAYYEQFQEDFSLFLRSRSEELVVGGRMVLIFLGRRGPEHVDRGNSFFWEILTRSFAILVSQGEIEQEKLDSYDVHFYAPSREEIEEEVRKERSLKQERLEMFEMDKSEQGTEVAKAVRAIQESMISNHFGERILDSLFENYARLVDEEMAKDIKPVTFVLVLSKI; encoded by the exons ATGGATGTAGAGAATGTCTTCCACATGACTGGAGGAGTTGGCAAAACTAGCTATGCAAAGAATTCCTCATTACAG AAGAAGGAATCTGATAAGGTGAAACACATAATCATACAAACAGTTGAGGAGCTTTACCTTGCAACCACTCCCAAGAGCATAGGCATTGCTGATTTGGGTTGCTCCTCTGGACCCAATACTCTTTCAATCATCAAAGACATCTTTCAAACCATCCAAAACACAAGTCAAAATATCATGCATCACTCTGAAGAGCTTCGTGTATACCTCAATGATCTTCCAACCAATGACTTTAATTCAATTTTCAAGGCCTTGCCTGAGTTTCAGAGGTTGCTTAGGCAGGACAGGAAAGATAATGGGGTTCCTTCCATTTTCATGGGAGGTTACCCTGGTTCATTTTATGGAAGACTATTCCCAAACAATTACTTGCACTTTGTCCACTCCTCCTACAGTTTACACTGGCTTTCAAAG GTTCCTCCAGCACTTTATGATGAGGAGAAAAGGCCTTTGAACAAGGGATGTGTTTACATTTGTGAATCAAGCCCTGAAGTGGTACCCCAAGCATACTATGAGCAATTTCAGGAAGATTTTTCCTTGTTCCTCCGGTCGAGGTCAGAGGAATTAGTTGTGGGTGGAAGGATGGTGCTGATTTTTCTTGGAAGAAGAGGGCCAGAACATGTTGACAGAGGCAACTCTTTCTTCTGGGAGATTCTCACCCGGTCATTTGCTATTTTAGTCTCACAG GGAGAAATAGAGCAGGAGAAGCTTGATTCCTACGATGTGCATTTCTATGCACCATCAAGGGAAGAAATAGAAGAAGAGGTGAGGAAAGAAAGGTCACTGAAGCAGGAGAGACTAGAGATGTTTGAGATGGACAAGAGTGAGCAAGGGACAGAGGTTGCAAAGGCTGTGAGGGCCATCCAAGAATCAATGATCTCCAACCACTTTGGAGAAAGGATCTTAGACAGTTTGTTTGAGAACTATGCTAGACTGGTGGATGAAGAAATGGCTAAGGATATAAAACCCGTTACTTTTGTGCTAGTTCTTAGTAAAATTTGA